One Lutzomyia longipalpis isolate SR_M1_2022 chromosome 4, ASM2433408v1 DNA segment encodes these proteins:
- the LOC129795867 gene encoding uncharacterized protein LOC129795867, which translates to MASNKENSAADDDVIPEDFFDDFSNTEFMAGLDVIDAWDEGEDGRDKRGQRGSKRAEEREPDRERKRRRSLESPGKERRISRSPTRRRNRDPREDPRRPYSPPYAGRRYGRPTSPPRANDWRRPPAGRRSRSRSRSRSRSPRGRRRSPPKKTPFLEELAQKLAEKGHSLSGLQPNPYAFQHQGFPGPGYPPNAGAPGYPYPVNPPAPTMVMPPYQQQMPLVSYPNLPQYQGVPAPDFNGAPWPGPPVSFPNAINMNMMPQGLQQMNMEPQPREREPPIPGTNPEPPEPVRQMSPIRRAPERFQLGLAQMLEDNYVEVKEKIAELTSRDSILLRCKKAIDAMRGDSKTTNAFIYVPMMMPKDVVDGSPVGKFHHLTFPWTAGKCEVEKHFVTLSSARSREVALKLGMSAARILNKLKVQDVQDKISNTSAQKDADVGLVAQNTVAIQTEGFECPKCLKRDLTTFWDSAAQTEPLPATPTIKDLLPDYDDMAINMMRRFGQQQRDILIYFMRLIERPDYVTPYHVSTLTSRLQDLPKNMFSQIRQAPQSSYIVAPSSDFRRF; encoded by the exons ATGGCTTCCAACAAGGAGAACTCTGCAGCGGATGACGATGTGATCCCTGAGGACTTTTTCGACGACTTCAGCAACACGGAGTTCATGGCAG GACTCGATGTGATTGATGCGTGGGATGAGGGAGAAGATGGGCGCGACAAGAGAGGTCAGCGTGGTTCGAAGAGAGCGGAAGAACGCGAGCCGGATCGCGAAAGGAAACGTCGGAGGTCCTTGGAGTCTCCCGGCAAGGAACGACGTATTTCACGTTCCCCCACCCGACGGAGGAATCGTGATCCGCGTGAGGACCCCAGGCGACCGTATTCACCACCCTATGCTGGGAGGCGCTATGGACGACCAACTTCGCCCCCGCGTGCAAATGACTGGAGACGCCCACCAGCAGGACGTCGTTCCAGGAGTCGCAGTCGTTCACGCAGCCGTTCACCACGCGGACGCAGGAGGAGTCCCCCGAAGAAAACTCCCTTCCTGGAGGAATTGGCACAGAAGCTGGCAGAAAAGGGGCACAGCTTGTCGGGGCTTCAACCCAATCCGTATGCTTTTCAGCATCAAGGCTTTCCGGGGCCCGGATATCCACCCAATGCAGGGGCTCCTGG GTATCCGTACCCGGTGAATCCACCGGCACCTACGATGGTGATGCCACCGTATCAGCAGCAGATGCCATTGGTTAGCTACCCGAATTTGCCGCAGTACCAGGGAGTTCCGGCCCCGGATTTCAATGGAGCTCCATGGCCAGGACCACCAGTTAGCTTCCCCAATGCTATTAATATGAACATGATGCCGCAGGGGTTGCAACAGATGAACATGGAACCGCAGCCACGGGAACGAGAACCACCAATTCCGGGTACGAATCCAGAGCCACCGGAGCCGGTGAGACAGATGAGCCCCATTCGACGGGCACCTGAGCGTTTCCAATTGGGCCTGGCGCAAATGCTTGAGGACAACTATGTGGAGGTAAAAGAGAAGATTGCTGAATTGACGTCGAGAGATAGTATTTTGTTGCGATGCAAGAAGGCCATTGATGCAATGCGTGGGGATTCCAAGACCACAAATGCCTTCATCTATGTGCCAATGATGATGCCCAAGGATGTTGTAGATGGATCCCCGGTGGGAAAGTTTCATCATCTTACATTCCCATGGACAGCAGGTAAGTGCGAAGTTGAAAAGCACTTCGTCACCCTCTCCAGTGCCCGTAGTCGTGAGGTTGCCCTGAAGTTGGGTATGAGTGCTGCACGAATTCTCAATAAACTCAAAGTCCAAGATGTCCAGGATAAGATATCCAATACGAGCGCCCAGAAAGATGCAGATGTGGGCCTGGTTGCCCAAAATACAGTGGCCATTCAAACGGAAGGTTTTGAGTGCCCGAAATGCTTGAAGAGGGATCTAACAACATTCTGGGATTCTGCCGCTCAAACTGAACCACTTCCAGCAACGCCGACAATTAAGGATCTACTTCCCGACTATGATGATATGGCTATTAATATGATGAGGCGCTTTGGGCAACAGCAACGGGATATTCTAATCTATTTTATGCGCTTAATTGAGCGTCCGGACTATGTGACGCCCTACCATGTTAGCACTCTAACGTCTCGTCTTCAGGATTTAcccaaaaatatgttttcgCAGATACGACAGGCACCGCAGTCATCGTACATTGTAGCACCTTCATCTGATTTCCGTAGATTTTAA
- the LOC129795862 gene encoding T-cell immunomodulatory protein-like, protein MRMKWRLRILTIVLLVDLGACLDFTQTVFGSYGTDGVPAAFGDFNSDELTDMFMLRDDFRTVQIFLGSDTEPLLKEGPKCSFKSLKISNVVPGDFDGDALMDVMITAKTEDGKLGVYVNWGGQSYINCTSEEEKILEVHGEPMVLDYNDDMVMDLFGLERLPSGVEKRTFWLFKKDRSAPEVRQMPMLHSASLRLPHSHAFLDLNHDFTADLFLTAEGNFEVWNGTDLHNGFLFSHTIDLPTGLNKHVGQAIFLDVELKGNINVVLPICFDSKCSNSTILVHNGHKFHDLEINFKDPDNKQWGFVVPDDDLFTNAITLRGGDFNMDGYPDLLATLQQHPGGIIQTFLLENVPMDRKPNPLSRTFVVRWKALAPFANGTVAGAFYDFYQDGILDVVLVEKANGKYRTKAFRNSLDYDANFVKVIVLTGLMNKDVPTTKTPLGRTKKTYGTNLPGPRIAYYTITQDGYPQYGTSPQIPQSAYFALHLPYTIFGLGRTPNFVDSITVGLANRSRTWTQLIPNSQVIVIPWPIKEPWRWKAQLFVTPSKLILMSMVALGGTCIVIMLIILGLYIKEKREDKLEKLQEAHRFHFDAM, encoded by the exons ATGAGGATGAAGTGGCGCCTGAGGATTCTAACTATTGTGCTTCTGGTGGATTTGGGGGCATGCCTGGACTTTACACAGACTGTTTTTGGTTCCTACGGGACTGATGGGGTCCCAGCGGCTTTTGGGGACTTCAATTCGGACGAACTGACGGATATGTTTATGCTGCGTGATGACTTCCGGACAGTGCAAATTTTCCTTGGATCAGACACGGAGCCACTGCTGAAGGAGGGTCCCAAATGTAGCTTTAAATCCTTGAAGATTTCCAATGTTGTTCCGGGAGATTTTGATGGGGATGCCCTGATGGATGTGATGATAACGGCTAAGACGGAAGACGGGAAGTTGGGTGTGTATGTTAATTGGGGTGGGCAGTCGTATATAAATTGCACGAGTGAAGAGGAGAAAATCCTGGAAGTTCACGGAGAGCCAATGGTGCTGGATTACAATGATGACATGGTGATGGATCTCTTTGGGTTGGAACGTTTACCGTCTGGCGTGGAGAAGAGAACCTTCTGGCTGTTCAAGAAGGATCGTTCTGCACCGGAAGTACGGCAGATGCCAATGCTTCACAGTGCCAGCCTCAGATTGCCCCACTCCCACGCTTTCTTGGATCTCAACCATGACTTCACAGCTGATCTCTTCCTCACGGCTGAAGGGAATTTTGAAGTGTGGAACGGAACAGATCTTCACAATGGCTTCCTCTTCAGTCATACCATTGATCTGCCAACAGGACTCAATAAGCACGTGGGTCAGGCAATTTTCTTAGATGTCGAACTCAAGGGGAACATAAACGTCGTCCTGCCCATTTGCTTCGACAGCAAATGCAGCAATTCCACCATTCTCGTGCACAACGGTCACAAATTCCACGATCTCGAGATAAATTTCAAGGATCCGGACAACAAACAATGGGGCTTTGTGGTGCCAGATGATGATCTCTTCACGAATGCCATCACCCTTCGTGGGGGTGACTTCAACATGGACGGCTATCCGGATCTTCTGGCTACGCTGCAGCAACATCCCGGCGGCATCATTCAGACCTTCCTCCTTGAGAATGTTCCAATGGATAGGAAACCTAATCCCCTGTCCAGGACATTTGTGGTACGTTGGAAGGCTCTCGCACCTTTTGCCAATGGAACAGTTGCCGGAGCCTTTTACGACTTCTACCAGGATGGCATTCTTGATGTGGTGCTGGTGGAAAAGGCAAATGGGAAGTACAGAACGAAGGCCTTCCGGAATTCTCTGGACTACGATGCGAATTTCGTCAAGGTTATCGTTCTCACGGGATTAATGAATAAGGATGTGCCGACGACAAAGACCCCCCTCGGGAGGACAAAGAAAACTTACG GAACAAATCTCCCTGGACCACGAATTGCTTACTATACAATAACCCAGGATGGGTATCCGCAGTACGGGACGTCTCCGCAAATCCCCCAATCAGCATATTTTGCCCTGCATTTGCCCTATACGATTTTTGGCTTGGGCAGAACACCGAATTTCGTTGATTCCATCACAGTGGGTTTGGCGAATCGTTCCCGAACGTGGACACAACTCATCCCAAATTCACAGGTGATTGTTATCCCGTGGCCCATTAAGGAGCCATGGCGCTGGAAGGCGCAACTCTTTGTGACGCCGagtaaattaattctcatGAGTATGGTGGCTCTCGGGGGGACGTGTATTGTTATCATGCTCATCATCCTGGGGCTGTACATCAAGGAGAAGCGTGAGGATAAATTGGAGAAACTTCAGGAAGCACACAGATTTCACTTTGATGCAATGTAG